The Fulvivirga ligni genome window below encodes:
- a CDS encoding TonB-dependent receptor plug domain-containing protein: MKQLVIIYIIFITGQLYGQSSVTILDKDTHLPIEGAQIRFIAGSNFENGISDAEGQVYTHLTPSFTIQISHVEYKGLETTISEINTTIYLEPNTTLLNPVVITSQYNPQSAKNSVYMVKSISADRIQKQAAVTIQEVLKNEVNIQFSRDNAVGTSDISLLGLPGQYVKILIDGVPMAGRSGVNNAIDLNQLNINNIQQIEIIEGPMAVNYGADALAGVINIITKKEISPQWKLNLKLHEETVENSYSILDEGIHAPAATFAYQATDKWFFQGEGRYNKFGGWIGDLENYDDRNRQWYPKEQYNLGGLARYSSEGFELYYRTNYLHETIENLGTPSTGLYDAKANDEEYITTRWNHQLQSEITWGKLKLQPVLSYTDYLRITDAYTLNLVTNDRATTKQDSVSFKTIFHRNTLNGIKWAWGSAEIGFDSNHETASSTKLSDGDKSATDLNLFISAEIKAGEKLLIKPGIRYGYHSIYKTAPSPAVNFKYHISDNSQVRLGYGRGFRAPSLRELYHEFIDTNHRIIGNEELEPEYSHQVNADYTQFLFNQRVKTTVSGFYNYIKNRIGYITPQENNPDQATTYQNISEYKTTGGSFSTQWQHSNLSVSAGFSYIGTYQNLNLSYDVPQFLFGTQLTGSFEYRLPKPELSFSLFYNYNGKSKGYNLVEEGEEMVPRLQSRDAYHFLDLTVAKPINAWASVSVGSKNLLNVTTVNNNLNSGGAHSSSTGQTSIGYGRSYFIQMNFNLQSNK, translated from the coding sequence ATGAAGCAGCTAGTAATAATATACATCATATTCATCACAGGCCAACTCTATGGACAGTCTAGTGTCACTATTCTTGATAAAGACACTCACCTGCCTATTGAAGGAGCACAGATAAGATTCATTGCAGGATCAAATTTCGAAAACGGCATTTCAGATGCTGAGGGTCAGGTATACACCCATCTAACACCCAGCTTTACCATACAAATATCACACGTTGAATACAAAGGGCTTGAGACAACGATTAGCGAGATAAACACCACCATTTATCTTGAGCCTAATACCACATTGTTGAATCCGGTTGTGATCACTTCACAGTACAATCCACAGTCAGCAAAGAATTCTGTGTACATGGTTAAATCCATTTCTGCTGATCGCATTCAAAAGCAAGCGGCTGTTACCATTCAAGAAGTACTAAAGAATGAAGTTAACATCCAGTTTAGCAGAGATAATGCGGTTGGTACCTCGGACATCTCATTGCTTGGTCTTCCGGGACAGTATGTAAAAATTCTCATTGATGGCGTGCCTATGGCTGGTCGTAGTGGTGTGAATAATGCCATTGATCTGAACCAGCTCAATATCAACAACATACAGCAGATAGAAATCATAGAAGGACCTATGGCCGTGAATTATGGGGCCGATGCACTAGCTGGTGTGATCAATATCATTACCAAGAAAGAAATTAGTCCTCAATGGAAGTTGAACCTCAAGCTGCATGAGGAGACCGTAGAAAATTCCTACAGCATTTTGGATGAAGGAATTCATGCTCCTGCTGCAACTTTTGCCTATCAGGCTACTGACAAATGGTTTTTTCAAGGTGAAGGGCGCTACAATAAATTTGGTGGCTGGATTGGCGATCTTGAAAATTATGATGATAGAAATCGCCAATGGTATCCGAAGGAGCAATATAACCTGGGTGGCTTAGCGCGCTATAGCTCTGAAGGTTTTGAACTCTACTATCGCACTAATTATCTGCATGAAACTATAGAAAATTTAGGAACGCCAAGCACTGGACTTTACGATGCGAAAGCAAATGATGAAGAGTACATCACCACCAGATGGAATCATCAACTTCAATCAGAAATAACCTGGGGTAAGCTGAAACTTCAGCCTGTTCTGTCTTATACCGATTATCTGAGAATTACTGATGCCTACACACTCAACCTGGTCACTAATGATAGAGCGACCACTAAACAGGATTCCGTTTCCTTCAAAACCATCTTCCACAGAAACACCCTGAACGGCATAAAATGGGCCTGGGGAAGCGCTGAAATAGGCTTTGACAGCAACCATGAAACCGCCAGCAGTACTAAGCTCAGTGATGGTGATAAATCAGCTACGGACCTTAACTTATTTATCAGCGCAGAGATAAAAGCTGGTGAAAAGCTTCTGATTAAACCCGGCATTAGATATGGCTACCACAGCATTTACAAAACGGCTCCCTCCCCTGCCGTAAATTTTAAATACCATATTTCTGACAATTCTCAAGTTCGTTTAGGTTATGGCAGGGGATTCAGGGCGCCGTCTCTCAGAGAATTATACCATGAGTTTATTGACACCAATCACCGCATTATTGGTAACGAAGAGCTGGAACCAGAATATTCACATCAGGTGAATGCTGATTACACCCAATTTCTATTTAATCAACGAGTTAAAACCACCGTATCTGGTTTTTATAACTATATCAAAAACAGGATAGGCTACATCACTCCTCAGGAGAACAATCCTGACCAGGCCACCACTTATCAAAACATATCCGAATACAAGACTACCGGAGGATCATTTAGCACTCAGTGGCAGCACTCTAACCTATCGGTGAGTGCGGGCTTCAGCTATATTGGCACCTATCAAAACCTTAACCTGAGCTATGATGTACCGCAGTTCTTATTTGGAACTCAACTGACAGGCAGCTTTGAATACAGACTACCCAAGCCGGAGCTATCCTTTTCGCTATTCTATAATTATAATGGAAAGTCTAAAGGCTACAACCTGGTGGAAGAAGGTGAGGAAATGGTTCCTAGACTACAGAGCCGAGACGCCTATCATTTTT